Proteins found in one Planifilum fulgidum genomic segment:
- a CDS encoding protease complex subunit PrcB family protein, which produces MGDKQREPVPFQLISRDEEKKLPASVVQWVASTKEKRGIHFFAHADRRYLLITAGIRPNPGYRLTLSQVRSGKQGWEIVVKESAPQPGRFYPQVLVVPYLLGEVRKTVKVIEESTGKPFGEDSAPGPLR; this is translated from the coding sequence ATGGGGGATAAGCAAAGGGAACCGGTTCCATTCCAATTGATCTCCCGGGATGAGGAAAAAAAACTTCCCGCATCCGTGGTCCAATGGGTTGCCTCCACCAAGGAGAAGCGGGGGATTCATTTTTTTGCCCATGCCGATCGGCGGTATTTGCTCATCACTGCGGGGATTCGTCCCAATCCGGGTTACCGCCTCACCCTTTCCCAAGTCCGGTCCGGCAAGCAGGGGTGGGAGATCGTCGTCAAGGAGTCGGCGCCCCAGCCAGGGCGGTTTTATCCTCAGGTCCTCGTCGTTCCCTATTTGCTGGGAGAAGTTCGGAAGACGGTCAAAGTGATCGAAGAGAGCACGGGCAAACCCTTCGGTGAAGATTCGGCCCCCGGTCCCTTGCGGTGA
- a CDS encoding patatin-like phospholipase family protein gives MWADAVFEGGGVKAVALVGALQVAEEKGFGWKQLAGASAGAIIASLLAAGYRAEELAELMIREDFGQFLSKTWVHRIPYLGPASRLLVKKGLYSGRPLEQWIGKLLEKKGVRTFADLKDRKLRIIASDISRGALLVLPKDLEEYGYPAERLTVARAVRMSCSIPYFFDPVKIWYRPSKRVSYIVDGGLLSNFPVWLFDRDRPRWPTFGFRLISETEGQPREIHGPISLFRAMFLTMMEAHDNRHIKEQDRLRTIQVPVSGVGMTDFHISREKRQALYEAGRKAAEAFFDKWKFSDYLAMRLGSSPVRYTMRPAPEVEGDVAEHGG, from the coding sequence GTGTGGGCGGATGCCGTGTTTGAAGGCGGCGGAGTAAAGGCGGTCGCGTTGGTCGGGGCGCTGCAGGTGGCGGAGGAAAAGGGGTTCGGCTGGAAGCAGCTGGCCGGAGCGTCGGCGGGGGCGATCATCGCGTCGCTGCTGGCCGCGGGCTATCGGGCAGAAGAACTGGCCGAGCTGATGATCAGGGAGGATTTTGGGCAATTTCTGTCCAAGACCTGGGTTCACCGCATTCCGTACCTGGGCCCCGCTTCCCGCCTGCTGGTGAAGAAGGGGCTTTATTCCGGCCGTCCGCTGGAACAGTGGATCGGAAAGTTGCTCGAAAAAAAGGGGGTCCGGACCTTCGCCGATCTGAAAGATCGGAAGCTCCGCATCATTGCGTCGGATATCAGCCGGGGGGCGCTCCTGGTGCTGCCGAAGGATCTGGAGGAATACGGATATCCCGCCGAACGGCTGACGGTGGCCCGCGCCGTGCGAATGAGTTGCAGCATCCCGTATTTTTTTGATCCGGTCAAGATTTGGTACCGGCCGTCAAAACGGGTGAGCTACATTGTCGATGGCGGCTTGTTGAGCAATTTTCCGGTCTGGTTGTTTGACAGGGACCGGCCCCGCTGGCCCACCTTCGGTTTTCGCCTCATTTCGGAGACGGAGGGGCAACCCCGCGAGATACACGGTCCGATTTCCCTGTTCCGCGCAATGTTTCTGACAATGATGGAAGCCCATGACAACCGGCATATCAAGGAGCAGGACCGGCTCCGGACCATTCAGGTTCCGGTCTCGGGCGTCGGGATGACGGATTTTCACATCTCCCGCGAGAAGCGGCAAGCGCTGTACGAGGCGGGAAGGAAGGCCGCAGAAGCCTTCTTCGACAAATGGAAATTTTCGGATTATTTGGCCATGCGCCTCGGCTCTTCGCCGGTCCGTTACACGATGCGCCCGGCGCCCGAGGTGGAAGGGGATGTGGCTGAGCATGGGGGATAA
- the mntR gene encoding transcriptional regulator MntR, whose protein sequence is MPTPSMEDYLENIYKLINQKGYARISDIAEALEVHPSSVTKMVQKLDRGKYLVYEKYRGLVLTPKGQKMGKRLVDRHQLLEEFLRIIGVSEELIYDDVEGIEHHLSWDSITCIEYLVQYLKQNPERIAELRALKEAGEMEEDVNP, encoded by the coding sequence ATGCCAACGCCCAGCATGGAAGATTATTTGGAGAATATTTACAAACTGATCAATCAAAAGGGATATGCCAGGATATCGGATATCGCCGAAGCGTTGGAGGTCCACCCTTCTTCCGTAACCAAGATGGTCCAAAAGCTGGATCGAGGGAAATATCTGGTTTATGAGAAATATCGGGGTTTGGTGCTGACCCCCAAGGGCCAGAAAATGGGCAAGCGGTTGGTGGACCGCCATCAACTGTTGGAGGAGTTTTTGCGGATTATCGGTGTCAGCGAGGAATTGATCTACGACGACGTGGAGGGGATTGAGCACCATCTCAGCTGGGATTCGATCACGTGCATTGAATACCTGGTCCAGTATCTGAAGCAAAATCCGGAGCGGATCGCCGAGTTGCGGGCCCTGAAGGAAGCGGGAGAAATGGAGGAGGACGTCAACCCTTGA
- the hutH gene encoding histidine ammonia-lyase yields MNRQPALVLSGEALTLEDFADAVFHRRPVVLDPKAIERMESSRRMVERLVLEKQIVYGITTGFGKFSDTVIKCDQSAKLQLNLIRSHACGVGEPLPEEAVRGMMLLRANALAKGFSGIRPAVVQRLVDLLNRGIHPCIPSQGSLGASGDLAPLAHMALPLLGKGEVWYRGERMPSDQALRLAGLSPVQLEAKEGLALINGTQMMTSLAALALVASKRLLLSADIIGAMTLEALGGIPQAFHPLLQKVRGHRGQIVTADNLRSLIRESQLVSRPGQKRVQDAYSLRCMPQVHGASKDAFRYVESVITREMNAATDNPLLFPEEDLVISGGNFHGQPVALAADFLAIALAELANISERRTERLVNPNLSGLPPFLTRRGGLHSGYMILQYVAASLVSENKTLCHPASVDSIPSSANQEDHVSMGAIGARKLQSVVHNVTRVLAIEYLCAAQALEFAGKTPGLGTRIAHRLLRDRVPPLTEDREGTPDIEEAARLIEEGVLVEKVRQAVPLTL; encoded by the coding sequence ATGAATCGGCAACCCGCCCTCGTATTGAGCGGCGAAGCCTTGACCCTGGAGGACTTCGCCGATGCGGTCTTCCACCGCCGCCCGGTGGTTCTCGATCCGAAGGCGATCGAGCGGATGGAATCGTCCCGGCGGATGGTGGAACGGCTGGTTCTTGAAAAACAGATCGTCTACGGCATCACCACCGGTTTCGGGAAATTCAGCGACACGGTCATCAAGTGCGATCAATCGGCCAAACTGCAGCTCAATCTGATCCGCAGTCACGCCTGCGGAGTGGGGGAACCCCTGCCCGAAGAGGCCGTCCGGGGCATGATGCTGCTGCGGGCCAACGCCTTGGCCAAGGGATTTTCCGGGATCCGTCCCGCCGTCGTGCAACGACTAGTCGATCTGTTGAACCGGGGGATTCACCCGTGCATTCCCTCCCAGGGTTCCCTGGGAGCCAGCGGAGATCTCGCTCCCCTCGCCCACATGGCCCTTCCCCTTCTCGGCAAGGGGGAAGTGTGGTACCGGGGAGAGCGGATGCCGTCCGACCAGGCCCTCCGTCTGGCCGGACTGTCCCCTGTTCAACTGGAGGCCAAGGAGGGGCTGGCCCTGATCAACGGAACCCAGATGATGACCAGTTTGGCCGCTTTGGCATTGGTCGCTTCCAAGCGGCTTTTGCTCTCCGCCGACATTATCGGAGCGATGACCCTGGAAGCCCTCGGCGGCATCCCCCAGGCCTTTCATCCCCTCCTGCAAAAAGTGCGGGGGCACCGGGGACAGATCGTCACCGCGGACAACTTGCGCTCGTTGATTCGCGAAAGCCAATTGGTCAGCCGGCCCGGACAAAAACGCGTACAGGACGCCTACAGTCTGCGGTGCATGCCCCAGGTTCACGGCGCTTCCAAGGATGCTTTCCGGTATGTGGAGAGCGTGATCACACGGGAGATGAACGCGGCCACGGACAATCCCCTCCTCTTTCCCGAGGAGGATCTGGTGATTTCGGGAGGAAATTTCCACGGTCAGCCCGTTGCCCTCGCCGCCGATTTTCTGGCCATCGCCCTGGCGGAGCTGGCCAACATTTCCGAACGCAGGACAGAACGGCTGGTCAACCCGAACTTGAGCGGTCTCCCTCCCTTTCTCACCCGCAGGGGCGGCCTGCATTCGGGTTACATGATCCTGCAGTACGTGGCAGCCTCCCTGGTGTCGGAAAACAAAACCCTCTGTCACCCGGCTTCCGTCGATTCCATTCCTTCCTCCGCCAACCAGGAGGATCATGTGAGCATGGGGGCCATCGGCGCCAGAAAACTGCAATCGGTCGTGCACAACGTGACCCGGGTGTTGGCCATCGAATACCTGTGCGCCGCCCAGGCGTTGGAATTCGCCGGAAAAACGCCGGGATTGGGAACCCGAATCGCCCATCGCCTGCTCCGCGACCGCGTTCCCCCCTTGACGGAGGACCGGGAAGGAACCCCCGACATCGAAGAAGCCGCACGGCTGATCGAAGAAGGGGTCCTGGTGGAGAAAGTGCGGCAGGCCGTCCCCTTGACCCTTTGA
- a CDS encoding metallophosphoesterase, with the protein MSRFDGRPLRIRWKDGVWQVAIFAISDLHLSFNKPTGLFDVDHEKDVYKPMDVFGWERHYEKIRDAWLETVGEEDTVLIPGDISWGMKLEEARHDFEWISQLPGRKVMSPGNHCYYAQSKKKVRQALPEGMEWIDADYTVVEGVAVAGTRGWILPGDRYWDEERDRKIYERQVGRLRLALEAAARNCPDLPRVAMLHFPPVTRKITASGFLEVMKEFDVQTCVYGHLHGEAHKESVEGEFEGIYLQLVSCDYLNFRPVPLHLEAASAR; encoded by the coding sequence TTGTCTCGTTTTGACGGCCGCCCTTTACGAATCCGGTGGAAGGACGGGGTATGGCAAGTGGCGATATTTGCGATCAGCGATCTTCATCTTTCCTTCAACAAACCGACGGGATTGTTCGATGTGGATCATGAGAAAGACGTGTACAAGCCGATGGACGTTTTCGGATGGGAGCGCCATTACGAGAAAATCCGCGATGCCTGGCTGGAGACGGTGGGGGAAGAGGACACCGTATTGATTCCCGGGGATATCAGCTGGGGCATGAAGTTGGAGGAGGCGCGCCACGATTTCGAGTGGATCTCCCAGCTTCCGGGACGAAAGGTGATGTCCCCCGGCAATCATTGCTATTACGCCCAGAGCAAAAAAAAGGTGCGGCAGGCCCTGCCGGAGGGCATGGAATGGATCGACGCGGACTACACCGTCGTCGAGGGAGTGGCCGTCGCCGGCACAAGGGGTTGGATCCTTCCCGGGGACAGGTACTGGGATGAGGAACGGGACCGGAAAATCTACGAGCGGCAGGTGGGCCGCCTTCGACTGGCGCTGGAGGCGGCGGCGCGGAATTGTCCCGACCTGCCCCGGGTGGCGATGCTTCACTTTCCCCCGGTCACGCGCAAAATCACCGCTTCCGGTTTTCTGGAGGTGATGAAGGAGTTTGATGTGCAAACCTGCGTTTACGGCCATTTGCACGGGGAAGCCCACAAGGAGTCGGTGGAAGGCGAGTTTGAGGGAATCTACCTTCAGCTGGTTTCCTGCGATTATCTGAACTTTCGTCCCGTTCCCCTCCATTTGGAGGCGGCATCCGCCCGCTGA
- a CDS encoding SGNH/GDSL hydrolase family protein, protein MRPFHYVAFGDSITAGYNAPHRRGYVELLGFRLGSRIPRVWVANCGKKGATSGDLLFYMTFSPFFRSALRRADLMTLCIGGNDLLHAYLKMNLLRRPDAIPRSLHLYSLNLNNLIGMIRRANPGPLLVLNLYNPFPLSPLAVRWVREMNAIIDGVAARWNVPVVDICDRFLGKEPFLIYGYRTGTLSDYRLFGGNPIHPNGEGHRIIAEAVWEKIDP, encoded by the coding sequence TTGAGACCCTTTCATTACGTGGCCTTCGGCGATTCGATCACGGCGGGTTACAATGCTCCTCACCGGCGCGGCTATGTGGAACTGCTGGGCTTTCGTCTCGGTTCCCGCATTCCGCGCGTATGGGTTGCCAACTGCGGAAAAAAAGGGGCAACCAGCGGTGATCTCCTGTTTTACATGACCTTCTCTCCCTTTTTTCGGTCCGCTCTCCGGCGGGCGGATCTGATGACGCTCTGCATCGGGGGAAACGACCTTCTCCACGCCTATCTGAAAATGAACCTCCTCCGCCGACCGGACGCGATCCCCCGCTCCCTGCACCTATACAGCCTCAATCTGAACAATCTGATCGGCATGATTCGCCGCGCAAACCCCGGTCCCCTGCTTGTTCTCAACCTGTACAATCCCTTCCCCCTGTCTCCCCTGGCCGTCCGATGGGTGCGCGAAATGAACGCCATCATCGACGGGGTGGCCGCCCGGTGGAACGTTCCCGTCGTCGACATCTGCGATCGTTTCTTGGGAAAGGAACCCTTCCTGATTTACGGCTACCGGACGGGCACCCTTTCCGATTACCGGCTGTTCGGGGGAAACCCGATCCATCCCAACGGAGAGGGGCACCGGATCATCGCCGAAGCGGTGTGGGAAAAAATCGATCCTTAA
- a CDS encoding vitamin B12-dependent ribonucleotide reductase, which produces MKIPRRFTRKGEDPYQSVEYERRDCRITNPDGSVVFEMKGAEVPKHWSQVASDILISKYFRKAGVPQLDEEGNPILDEEGRPVTGPERSVKQVVHRLAGCWKDWGQRYGYFDSEEDAQAFYDELVYMMLNQMAAPNSPQWFNTGLHYAYGISGKPQGHYYVDPETEELKQGEDAYSRPQPHACFIQSVEDDLVNEGGIMDLWLREARLFKYGSGTGTNFSNIRGKGEPLSGGGTSSGLLSFLKIGDRAAGAIKSGGTTRRAAKMVCLDLDHPDVEEFINWKSEEEKKVRALIRAGYDPSFNGEAYDTVSGQNSNNSVRIPHEFFHALQEDGGWALKYRTTGKVKKVVRAKELWNQIGQAAWECADPGVQYDGTINEWHTCPGGMDGQVGARHNRINASNPCSEYMFLDNTACNLASLNLMKFYDAETRTFDIPSFKHAVRLWTIVLEISVLMAQYPSKEIARRSYEYRTLGLGYANIGTLLMVSGIPYDSEEALAITGAITALMTGTAYVTSAEMAKELGPFKAFPVNREHMLRVIRNHRRAAYNAPEEEYEGLTIKPMGIHPTKCPPDLLKAARESWDEALEMGEKYGYRNAQTTLIAPTGTIGLLMDCDTTGIEPDFALVKFKKLAGGGYFKIANRSIRPALKNLGYSPEQIEDILRYVMGTLSLEGAPHINRETLKEKGFTDEDLEKVEKALPTVFELPYAFNVWILGEECLKRLGFKPEEYRAPGFNLLKELGFSQREIDEANDVICGMMTIEGAPHLKEEHYPVFDTANPCGKHGKRFIHYMGHLRMMAAAQSFLSGAISKTINMPADATVDDILDAYEQGWRLGLKAVALYRDGSKSSQPLNARSENREDEEAEALSSGVPAAATKLTEIYATGHVPSVRRRLPRKRDGFTQEARIAGQKIFVRTGEYEDGSLGEIFIDMHKAGSTMRGLLDAFAVAVSLGLQHGVPLEKYVDSMTFTRFEPAGPVDHPNIKMATSVIDYVFRMLGMEYLGRTDFVQVPPKKEELRMYANRFKKERVRRKEQEAADARASQELDQGYREVTGSLAGEERGGVTPQDNLDAIRASSGAPLCIECGGMTKRNGSCYVCLDCGATTGCS; this is translated from the coding sequence TTGAAGATCCCACGCCGATTTACCCGCAAAGGGGAAGATCCCTATCAGTCCGTGGAGTATGAGCGGCGGGATTGCCGCATCACCAACCCGGATGGATCCGTCGTCTTCGAAATGAAGGGAGCGGAAGTTCCGAAGCACTGGTCTCAGGTTGCGTCGGACATCCTGATATCCAAGTATTTTCGCAAGGCGGGCGTTCCTCAACTGGACGAGGAGGGCAATCCCATCCTCGACGAAGAGGGACGTCCGGTGACCGGTCCGGAACGGAGCGTCAAGCAGGTGGTTCACCGCCTTGCCGGCTGTTGGAAGGACTGGGGCCAGCGGTACGGTTACTTTGATTCCGAGGAAGACGCCCAGGCCTTCTACGATGAGCTGGTCTACATGATGCTGAACCAGATGGCCGCCCCCAACTCCCCCCAGTGGTTCAACACCGGGCTCCATTACGCCTACGGCATCTCCGGCAAACCGCAGGGGCATTATTACGTGGACCCGGAAACGGAGGAGTTGAAGCAGGGGGAAGACGCCTACAGCCGGCCGCAGCCCCATGCCTGTTTCATCCAGTCCGTCGAGGATGATCTGGTCAACGAGGGCGGCATCATGGATCTGTGGCTGCGGGAGGCCCGCCTCTTCAAATACGGAAGCGGCACGGGGACGAACTTTTCCAACATCCGCGGGAAAGGGGAGCCCTTGTCCGGCGGAGGGACTTCGTCGGGGCTGCTCTCCTTCCTGAAGATCGGAGACCGGGCGGCCGGGGCCATCAAGTCGGGGGGCACCACCCGACGGGCGGCGAAAATGGTCTGCCTCGACCTGGATCACCCGGATGTGGAGGAGTTCATCAACTGGAAATCGGAGGAGGAGAAGAAGGTTCGGGCCCTCATCCGCGCCGGATACGATCCCTCCTTCAACGGCGAGGCGTACGATACCGTCTCGGGGCAGAATTCCAACAACTCGGTGCGCATTCCCCACGAATTTTTCCACGCGCTGCAGGAGGACGGCGGCTGGGCCTTGAAATATAGGACCACCGGAAAGGTCAAGAAGGTGGTCCGCGCCAAGGAATTGTGGAATCAGATCGGACAGGCCGCCTGGGAGTGCGCCGATCCGGGCGTCCAGTACGACGGGACGATCAATGAATGGCACACCTGCCCCGGCGGGATGGACGGACAGGTGGGTGCCCGCCACAACCGGATCAACGCCTCCAATCCTTGCAGCGAATACATGTTTTTGGACAACACCGCCTGCAACCTGGCCTCTCTCAACCTGATGAAGTTTTACGACGCCGAGACCCGGACCTTCGACATTCCGTCCTTCAAACACGCGGTTCGCCTGTGGACGATCGTGCTGGAGATCTCCGTCCTGATGGCCCAATACCCCTCCAAGGAGATTGCCAGGCGGTCGTACGAGTACCGCACGCTGGGACTGGGCTATGCCAATATCGGGACCCTTTTGATGGTGTCGGGAATTCCCTACGATTCCGAGGAGGCCTTGGCCATCACCGGGGCCATCACCGCGCTGATGACCGGCACCGCCTACGTCACCTCGGCGGAAATGGCCAAAGAGCTGGGGCCCTTCAAGGCGTTCCCCGTCAACCGGGAGCACATGCTCAGGGTGATCCGCAATCACCGCCGTGCGGCCTACAACGCACCGGAGGAGGAGTATGAAGGATTGACCATCAAGCCGATGGGAATTCATCCGACGAAATGTCCCCCGGATCTGCTCAAGGCCGCGCGGGAGAGCTGGGATGAAGCCCTGGAAATGGGTGAAAAATACGGCTATCGCAACGCGCAGACCACCCTCATCGCGCCCACGGGAACGATCGGCCTGCTGATGGATTGCGACACCACCGGCATCGAGCCCGATTTTGCCCTGGTCAAATTTAAAAAACTGGCGGGCGGAGGATATTTCAAGATCGCCAACCGGTCGATCCGTCCCGCCCTCAAGAATCTCGGTTACAGCCCCGAGCAGATCGAGGACATTCTCCGGTACGTGATGGGAACCCTCTCCCTGGAGGGAGCGCCCCACATCAACCGGGAGACGCTCAAGGAAAAGGGGTTCACCGACGAGGATCTGGAAAAGGTGGAGAAGGCCCTGCCCACGGTGTTTGAGCTTCCCTACGCCTTCAACGTGTGGATCTTGGGGGAAGAGTGCCTGAAGCGGCTGGGATTCAAGCCCGAAGAGTACCGTGCTCCGGGGTTCAACCTGCTGAAGGAGCTGGGATTCAGCCAGCGGGAGATCGATGAAGCCAATGACGTGATCTGCGGGATGATGACCATCGAAGGGGCGCCGCACCTGAAGGAGGAACATTATCCCGTCTTTGACACGGCCAATCCCTGCGGCAAACACGGGAAACGGTTCATTCACTACATGGGTCACCTGCGGATGATGGCCGCGGCCCAATCCTTCCTGAGCGGCGCGATCTCCAAGACGATCAACATGCCCGCCGACGCCACCGTGGACGACATTCTGGACGCCTACGAGCAGGGATGGCGTCTGGGGCTGAAAGCCGTGGCGCTTTATCGGGACGGTTCGAAGAGCTCGCAACCGCTGAATGCCCGGAGTGAGAACAGAGAGGATGAAGAAGCGGAGGCGCTTTCCTCCGGCGTCCCCGCCGCCGCGACGAAGCTGACGGAAATTTACGCGACGGGACACGTGCCCAGCGTCCGTCGCCGACTTCCCCGCAAGCGGGATGGATTCACGCAGGAAGCGCGGATTGCCGGCCAGAAGATTTTCGTCCGCACAGGGGAATACGAAGATGGTTCCCTCGGAGAGATTTTCATCGACATGCACAAGGCGGGCAGCACGATGCGGGGGCTGTTGGACGCCTTTGCCGTGGCGGTGTCCCTCGGCCTGCAGCACGGTGTGCCGCTGGAGAAGTATGTCGATTCGATGACTTTCACCCGGTTTGAACCGGCGGGACCGGTGGATCACCCCAACATCAAGATGGCAACGTCGGTCATCGATTACGTTTTCCGGATGCTCGGGATGGAGTATCTGGGCCGGACCGACTTTGTGCAGGTTCCGCCGAAGAAGGAAGAACTGAGAATGTACGCCAACCGCTTCAAGAAGGAGCGGGTCCGCCGGAAAGAGCAGGAGGCGGCGGATGCCCGGGCGAGTCAGGAATTGGATCAGGGATACAGAGAGGTGACCGGAAGCCTCGCGGGAGAGGAGCGGGGCGGCGTGACTCCCCAGGACAATCTGGATGCGATTCGGGCCAGCAGCGGCGCCCCCCTGTGCATCGAATGCGGAGGCATGACCAAGCGCAACGGTTCCTGCTATGTCTGCCTCGATTGCGGGGCGACCACCGGTTGTTCCTGA